Proteins encoded by one window of Channa argus isolate prfri chromosome 1, Channa argus male v1.0, whole genome shotgun sequence:
- the LOC137128038 gene encoding tissue alpha-L-fucosidase-like isoform X1 → MRAVFVFLAVFVSHAAARYTADWTSLDARPLPSWYNEAKLGIFIHWGVFSVPGFDSEWFWWHWQGQQPPNKTCVDYMSKNYPPGFSYPEFASQFHAQFFDPEEWADIFNASGAKYVVLTAKHHEGFTNWGSPNSWNWNSVDTGPHRDLVGDLGEAVRSRSLHYGLYNSLYEWFHPLYLIDKKNGFKTQEFVMHKLLPELYNMVVRYKPEVIWSDGDWEAPDTYWNSTEFLAWLYNDSPVRDTVVTNDRWGAGCACKHGGYYNCEDKYTPGQLPKHKWEKCTSMDTLSWGYRRKMKLSELMPLSNIIADLVETVALGGNYLLNVGPTSDGTIPTVFEERLRGLGAWLEINGQAIYASKPWRVQSENNTIQVWYTSKGTTVYAIMTAKPFKPTVQLLEPKTSVNTTVTLLGNSKPLSWSPLSPSAGLIVLLPELPYTPGHAWTLKLDGIQ, encoded by the exons ATGCGAGccgtttttgttttcttagctgtttttgtttctcacgCGGCGGCTCGGTACACCGCCGACTGGACGAGTCTAGACGCTAGACCGCTGCCCTCATGGTACAATGAGGCCAAACTGGGAATTTTTATCCACTGGGGCGTTTTTTCTGTCCCAGGGTTTGACAGCGAGTGGTTCTGGTGGCACTGGCAGGGCCAGCAGCCTCCGAACAAGACGTGTGTAGACTACATGTCGAAGAACTACCCACCTGGCTTCAGCTACCCGGAGTTTGCTTCACAGTTTCACGCTCAGTTCTTCGACCCGGAGGAGTGGGCGGATATATTCAACGCTTCTGGTGCAAA ATATGTCGTCCTGACTGCCAAACACCACGAAGGATTTACTAACTGGGGGTCTCCAAATTCCTGGAATTGGAATTCTGTTGATACTGGTCCTCACAGGGACCTAGTCGGAGACCTGGGAGAGGCGGTGCGTTCCAG GTCATTGCACTATGGACTTTACAACTCCTTGTATGAGTGGTTTCATCCACTCTACCTGATTGACAAGAAGAATGGATTCAAAACACAAGAGTTTGTAATGCACAAACTGCTGCCAGAGCTTTACAACATGGTTGTAAG GTACAAACCTGAGGTTATCTGGTCGGATGGGGACTGGGAAGCACCTGACACCTACTGGAACTCAACTGAGTTCCTGGCCTGGCTCTACAATGACAGCCCTGTCAGA GATACTGTTGTGACTAACGACCGATGGGGCGCTGGCTGTGCCTGTAAACATGGCGGCTACTATAACTGTGAAGACAAATATACTCCAGGCCAGCTCCCCAAGCACAAGTGGGAGAAGTGCACTTCTATGGACACACTATCCTGGGGTTACCGTCGCAAGATGAAGTTGAGTGAGCTGATGCCCTTATCTAACATCATAGCG GATCTGGTTGAAACTGTAGCTCTGGGAGGTAACTACCTTCTGAATGTGGGCCCCACATCTGATGGGACGATCCCCACTGTGTTTGAGGAGAGGCTAAGGGGCCTAGGAGCCTGGTTAGAGATCAACGGGCAGGCAATCTATGCTTCTAAACCCTGGAGGGTCCAGTCAGAGAACAACACCATACAAGTGTG GTATACATCTAAAGGGACCACTGTGTATGCCATCATGACAGCTAAACCTTTCAAGCCGACAGTGCAGTTGTTGGAACCCAAAACATCAGTAAACACCACG GTGACTTTGTTGGGTAATTCTAAACCTTTATCCTGGTCTCCACTCAGCCCCAGCGCTGGCCTTATTGTCCTTTTGCCTGAGCTGCCATATACCCCTGGTCATGCCTGGACACTCAAACTGGATGGTATTCAGTGA
- the LOC137128051 gene encoding uncharacterized protein yields MGKSRDLSEFERGMIVGARSAGCSISETVKRLGFSKTAVSRVYREWCEKQKTSSHRGSCGRKRLVDENGEKRIARMVESNNQATTVQIQTLYNSSGQEKPISLTTTRRTLKRLGYDRRVQQRDSLVLAGLEALAVYTSCPEPLDTSADFVDNTENHPDPKIQSSDDAVCSTENNPDPKIQTSVDAVCSTESHLDPQVQTSWDAVCNRDNHLEPWVS; encoded by the coding sequence ATGGGGAAGTCGCGAGATTTAAGCGAGTTTGAGCGGGGTATGATAGTAGGAGCCAGAAGCGCCGGCTGCAGCATCTCGGAAACCGTGAAACGGCTGGGCTTTTCTAAGACTGCTGTGTCTCGAGTCTACAGGGAGTGGTGTGAGAAGCAGAAGACCTCCAGTCACCGCGGATCCTGTGGGAGAAAACGCCTAGTAGATGAGAATGGTGAGAAGAGGATAGCAAGAATGGTGGAGTCGAACAACCAGGCCACGACTGTACAGATCCAGACTCTGTACAACAGCAGCGGGCAGGAGAAGCCCATCTCCCTCACTACTACACGGCGGACCTTGAAGCGGCTCGGTTACGACCGCAGGGTTCAGCAGCGGGATTCACTCGTCCTGGCCGGGCTGGAAGCTCTAGCTGTGTATACATCATGTCCAGAACCACTTGACACCTCCGCTGACTTTGTGGACAACACCGAGAACCACCCGGACCCCAAAATACAGTCCTCAGATGATGCTGTGTGCAGCACTGAGAACAACCCGGACCCAAAAATACAGACCTCGGTGGATGCTGTCTGCAGTACCGAGAGCCATCTGGACCCCCAGGTTCAGACCTCATGGGATGCTGTCTGCAACAGAGACAACCACCTGGAACCTTGGGTGTCATAA
- the LOC137128038 gene encoding tissue alpha-L-fucosidase-like isoform X2 — translation MRAVFVFLAVFVSHAAARYTADWTSLDARPLPSWYNEAKLGIFIHWGVFSVPGFDSEWFWWHWQGQQPPNKTCVDYMSKNYPPGFSYPEFASQFHAQFFDPEEWADIFNASGAKYVVLTAKHHEGFTNWGSPNSWNWNSVDTGPHRDLVGDLGEAVRSRSLHYGLYNSLYEWFHPLYLIDKKNGFKTQEFVMHKLLPELYNMVVRYKPEVIWSDGDWEAPDTYWNSTEFLAWLYNDSPVRDTVVTNDRWGAGCACKHGGYYNCEDKYTPGQLPKHKWEKCTSMDTLSWGYRRKMKLSELMPLSNIIADLVETVALGGNYLLNVGPTSDGTIPTVFEERLRGLGAWLEINGQAIYASKPWRVQSENNTIQVW, via the exons ATGCGAGccgtttttgttttcttagctgtttttgtttctcacgCGGCGGCTCGGTACACCGCCGACTGGACGAGTCTAGACGCTAGACCGCTGCCCTCATGGTACAATGAGGCCAAACTGGGAATTTTTATCCACTGGGGCGTTTTTTCTGTCCCAGGGTTTGACAGCGAGTGGTTCTGGTGGCACTGGCAGGGCCAGCAGCCTCCGAACAAGACGTGTGTAGACTACATGTCGAAGAACTACCCACCTGGCTTCAGCTACCCGGAGTTTGCTTCACAGTTTCACGCTCAGTTCTTCGACCCGGAGGAGTGGGCGGATATATTCAACGCTTCTGGTGCAAA ATATGTCGTCCTGACTGCCAAACACCACGAAGGATTTACTAACTGGGGGTCTCCAAATTCCTGGAATTGGAATTCTGTTGATACTGGTCCTCACAGGGACCTAGTCGGAGACCTGGGAGAGGCGGTGCGTTCCAG GTCATTGCACTATGGACTTTACAACTCCTTGTATGAGTGGTTTCATCCACTCTACCTGATTGACAAGAAGAATGGATTCAAAACACAAGAGTTTGTAATGCACAAACTGCTGCCAGAGCTTTACAACATGGTTGTAAG GTACAAACCTGAGGTTATCTGGTCGGATGGGGACTGGGAAGCACCTGACACCTACTGGAACTCAACTGAGTTCCTGGCCTGGCTCTACAATGACAGCCCTGTCAGA GATACTGTTGTGACTAACGACCGATGGGGCGCTGGCTGTGCCTGTAAACATGGCGGCTACTATAACTGTGAAGACAAATATACTCCAGGCCAGCTCCCCAAGCACAAGTGGGAGAAGTGCACTTCTATGGACACACTATCCTGGGGTTACCGTCGCAAGATGAAGTTGAGTGAGCTGATGCCCTTATCTAACATCATAGCG GATCTGGTTGAAACTGTAGCTCTGGGAGGTAACTACCTTCTGAATGTGGGCCCCACATCTGATGGGACGATCCCCACTGTGTTTGAGGAGAGGCTAAGGGGCCTAGGAGCCTGGTTAGAGATCAACGGGCAGGCAATCTATGCTTCTAAACCCTGGAGGGTCCAGTCAGAGAACAACACCATACAAGTGTG GTGA